A segment of the Cotesia glomerata isolate CgM1 linkage group LG2, MPM_Cglom_v2.3, whole genome shotgun sequence genome:
AATTCACTCATATCTAGGGCACAAATATTCTCAGATATTTGTACTCTGATCCGTTTAGCATCTGAAACACTTTCATTATGTTTAAATGagttaatcattttaatttaatctctCGAGGTATTGAGTCGTCGAAAAAAGATAGTGGGGCAAGAGATTCTGACAAGTACCACCCGTGTCTTAAAAATGTATCCATAGCTGCACTCGAAATTTTTCTGTTGATATCTTTGTACTTGATGATGTCtttcaaaaactgtaaatCCTGATTTGGAGCTTTAATAGCATTAGGGCATTGACACCACGCTTTTACATAAATTGTAACGATAAATAGACATATGTCTCGGAGCTGAGGTATTTCTTTGGCATTTACTTTAAATTGCTtcttaaacataaaaattttcagacaaTAAATAGCTTTCGATAACCATCTTGCATGGTGCATCGCTCCAGGTCGCTTGAATCCAAAGTGACTTGATGGAGTTCCtcccaaaaaaatataagttaagTCCAACAGTTCTTTGTAGTCAGCTCGCGGCTGATATTCCTGTAgcagttaaaataataaaaattattaatataaaaagaaaattaataattatagacAAAATGAGAATATTACCTTGATTTGACTTGAAATAAATTGTAGAATTTCGTCTTTCATGTCTCTGGTTTTTATCTCAACTTCAGAATCTTCAATTCCAGTCTCaaattcttctttatttatattttcccAATTATTTTTGAAGCGATTGAATATTGCAACATTAGGACCACTTGTAACCGGCCAACACGTTTCTGCGACACTTCTAAGCACCAACTCGTATATATGATGTCTACAACCCAAATGAAGAAGATTTCTGTTCAACTCACGTTCAAGCTGAGTGCATGTTCCATTATTCAAGCctacgaaaattattttaaattagtacataaataaattattccaaGTGAGTACTTTTTCTTACCCGTATTTACAGCAGCAGTATCAAAACATAAAGccttaattttgtttttaatcttCCAttcatctaataatttaattatggcATCGGTTTGATTTTTACTGTCTCCAGTAACTAATTTGGGAACGCCCAAAATATGTTTAAAATCTAGTCCT
Coding sequences within it:
- the LOC123259054 gene encoding uncharacterized protein LOC123259054 — translated: MSSESKNQHVYLVGFQSSALNKRKLPSQRQVLSVFFYNLNFLKQSVRESARNVLNEVNDIWSLTGIPSRNTQTQKSKEKRFSLKLDQIFDLALQKSFNQLTETQKEFLSNERRAHRSSPIIFETNSQTDSDEELTRSFSGLSTSTGSKSFPSSGELKREISNFENELPSRLRPKKKKNVIDQKLVATLDRTQTSDRMAAYLVNSVAKNFDVDVDKINTSRSSLRRHRMHQRQATAKNLKEKIIFPSCLVLHWDGKLLDDSESVKKVERLPVIVTGLDFKHILGVPKLVTGDSKNQTDAIIKLLDEWKIKNKIKALCFDTAAVNTGLNNGTCTQLERELNRNLLHLGCRHHIYELVLRSVAETCWPVTSGPNVAIFNRFKNNWENINKEEFETGIEDSEVEIKTRDMKDEILQFISSQIKEYQPRADYKELLDLTYIFLGGTPSSHFGFKRPGAMHHARWLSKAIYCLKIFMFKKQFKVNAKEIPQLRDICLFIVTIYVKAWCQCPNAIKAPNQDLQFLKDIIKYKDINRKISSAAMDTFLRHGWYLSESLAPLSFFDDSIPREIKLK